A genomic window from Streptomyces sp. NBC_01429 includes:
- a CDS encoding zf-HC2 domain-containing protein yields the protein MADGDGSADGADESGPHVRSLLGAYVLEALGPEEDRRVADHLAGCDPCGAAYLEVADTPSLLAFLDEDDLR from the coding sequence GTGGCCGACGGTGACGGGTCCGCCGATGGAGCGGACGAATCCGGCCCACATGTGCGGTCGCTGCTCGGCGCCTATGTGCTCGAAGCGCTCGGCCCCGAGGAGGACCGGCGGGTCGCGGACCATCTGGCGGGGTGCGACCCGTGCGGCGCGGCCTATCTGGAGGTGGCCGACACGCCGTCACTGCTCGCGTTCCTGGACGAGGACGACCTCCGGTAG
- a CDS encoding sodium/solute symporter, with protein sequence MSQSYTVTAVAVVVLATVLVGGFGLRISRTTSDFYVASRTVGPALNAAAISGEYLSAASFLGIAGLVLLHGPDMLWYPVGYTAGYLVLLVFVAAPLRRSGAYTLPDFAEGRLESRAVRRLVSVFVVGAGWLYLVPQLQGAGLTLKILTGAPGWFGGVLVALVVVAAVAAGGMRSITFVQAFQYWLKLTALLVPAIFLLLAWRGDDRPRPALDLASAVAVRADHPLYATYGLIVATFLGTMGLPHVVVRFYTSPNGRAARRTTVAVLALIGVFYLLPPVYGALGRIYAPGLPHGTDADAAVLLLPERAIGGLGGDLLGALVAGGAFAAFLSTASGLTMAVAGVLTQDVLPARGVRQFRLATPLAIVVPLCGSLLVSNAPVADSVGMAFAVSASSFCPLLVLGIWWRRLTPPGAIAGLLLGGGLSFAATVITVTGTVRSGWPHALLAWPAVWSVPVGFLAMILVSLATRTRIPAGTNAAMTRFHLPEGLT encoded by the coding sequence GTGAGCCAGAGTTACACGGTGACGGCCGTCGCCGTCGTCGTGCTCGCCACCGTGCTCGTCGGCGGCTTCGGGCTGCGGATATCCCGTACCACCTCCGACTTCTACGTCGCCTCCCGCACGGTCGGCCCCGCGCTCAACGCCGCCGCGATCAGCGGCGAATACCTCTCCGCCGCCTCCTTCCTCGGCATCGCGGGCCTGGTGCTGCTGCACGGCCCCGACATGCTCTGGTACCCGGTCGGCTACACCGCCGGATACCTCGTCCTGCTCGTCTTCGTCGCCGCGCCCCTGCGCAGGTCCGGCGCCTACACCCTGCCGGACTTCGCCGAGGGACGGCTCGAATCGCGGGCGGTGCGCCGACTCGTCAGCGTGTTCGTGGTCGGCGCGGGCTGGCTCTACCTCGTCCCCCAACTCCAGGGCGCGGGACTGACCTTGAAGATCCTCACCGGAGCGCCCGGCTGGTTCGGCGGAGTGCTCGTCGCCCTGGTCGTCGTGGCGGCGGTCGCGGCGGGCGGGATGCGCAGCATCACCTTCGTCCAGGCGTTCCAGTACTGGCTCAAGCTCACCGCGCTGCTGGTGCCCGCGATCTTCCTGCTGCTGGCCTGGCGGGGCGACGACCGGCCGCGCCCCGCCCTCGACCTCGCCTCCGCCGTCGCCGTCCGCGCGGACCATCCCCTCTACGCCACCTACGGCCTGATCGTGGCGACCTTCCTCGGCACGATGGGGCTGCCCCATGTCGTCGTCCGCTTCTACACCAGCCCCAACGGCCGGGCCGCCCGCCGCACCACCGTGGCCGTACTGGCGCTGATCGGCGTGTTCTACCTGCTGCCGCCCGTCTACGGAGCGCTCGGCCGCATCTACGCACCGGGGCTTCCGCACGGCACCGACGCCGACGCCGCCGTGCTGCTGCTGCCGGAGCGGGCGATCGGCGGCCTCGGCGGGGATCTGCTCGGCGCCCTCGTCGCGGGCGGCGCGTTCGCCGCGTTCCTCTCCACCGCCTCCGGACTGACCATGGCCGTCGCCGGCGTCCTCACCCAGGACGTACTGCCCGCGCGCGGCGTACGGCAGTTCAGGCTCGCCACCCCGCTCGCCATCGTCGTCCCGCTGTGCGGATCGCTGCTGGTCAGCAACGCGCCCGTGGCCGACTCCGTGGGCATGGCCTTCGCGGTCTCCGCCTCGTCGTTCTGTCCGCTGCTGGTCCTGGGCATCTGGTGGCGCCGGCTCACCCCGCCCGGCGCGATCGCCGGGCTGCTGCTCGGCGGCGGACTCTCGTTCGCCGCGACGGTGATCACGGTGACCGGGACCGTACGGTCCGGCTGGCCGCACGCCCTGCTCGCCTGGCCCGCCGTCTGGTCCGTACCGGTCGGCTTCCTCGCCATGATCCTGGTGTCCCTGGCCACCAGGACCCGGATACCGGCGGGCACCAACGCCGCCATGACCCGCTTCCACCTGCCGGAGGGTCTGACATGA
- a CDS encoding sigma-70 family RNA polymerase sigma factor, giving the protein MTTATETTDERALSDLQRRHGPALLNFLLGLTYGDRQRAEDLVQETLVRAWLHPEAFDGPFESMRPWLFTVARRLAIDARRSRLARPPEVGDAGLAATPDPEDRTESAVAALDVRRAVRTLSAEHRAVLVQLYFRGLSVNEAAAVLGIPPGTVKSRSYYALRALGRALPGYRRSSSSRNASSDGVSATSR; this is encoded by the coding sequence ATGACCACGGCCACGGAGACGACCGACGAGCGAGCGCTGAGCGACCTTCAGCGCCGGCACGGGCCCGCCCTGCTGAACTTCCTGCTCGGCCTGACCTACGGCGACCGGCAGCGGGCCGAGGACCTGGTCCAGGAGACCCTGGTGCGGGCCTGGCTCCACCCCGAGGCGTTCGACGGGCCGTTCGAGTCGATGCGGCCCTGGCTGTTCACCGTCGCCCGCCGGCTCGCGATCGACGCCCGCAGATCGCGGCTGGCCCGCCCGCCGGAGGTCGGTGACGCGGGCCTCGCCGCCACGCCCGACCCCGAGGACCGTACGGAGAGCGCCGTCGCGGCGCTGGACGTGCGGCGGGCGGTGCGCACCCTGAGCGCCGAGCACCGCGCGGTGCTCGTCCAGCTCTACTTCCGGGGGCTGAGCGTGAACGAGGCGGCGGCGGTGCTGGGCATTCCGCCGGGCACGGTCAAGTCCCGTTCCTACTACGCCCTGCGGGCACTGGGCCGCGCGCTGCCCGGCTACCGGAGGTCGTCCTCGTCCAGGAACGCGAGCAGTGACGGCGTGTCGGCCACCTCCAGATAG
- a CDS encoding LytR/AlgR family response regulator transcription factor, giving the protein MLRVLAVDDEEPALEELLYLLRADPRVRAAEGATGATEALRRIGAALDSGPAGPDAVDVVFLDIHMAGLTGLDVARLLAGFAEPPLIVFVTAHEGFAVRAFDLKAVDYVLKPVRRERLAEAVRRVAELVGERSPAPEPPPAADQITVELGGVIRFVAVADIAYAEARGDYARLHTDTGSHLVRIPLSTLEERWRSRGFVRIHRRHLVALARIDELRLDAGAMSVRVGDAELAVSRRHARALRDLLMRQER; this is encoded by the coding sequence ATGCTGCGCGTACTGGCTGTGGACGACGAAGAACCGGCCCTTGAGGAGCTGCTCTATCTGCTCAGGGCCGACCCGCGCGTCCGTGCGGCCGAAGGAGCCACCGGCGCCACGGAGGCGCTGCGCCGGATCGGCGCCGCGCTCGACTCGGGTCCCGCGGGGCCCGACGCCGTCGATGTGGTCTTCCTCGACATCCACATGGCCGGGCTCACCGGACTCGATGTCGCCCGGCTGCTGGCCGGCTTCGCCGAGCCGCCGTTGATCGTCTTCGTCACGGCGCACGAGGGCTTCGCCGTGCGGGCCTTCGATCTCAAGGCCGTCGACTACGTGCTCAAACCCGTCCGCAGGGAGCGCCTCGCCGAGGCCGTACGCCGGGTCGCCGAACTGGTGGGCGAGCGCTCCCCGGCGCCCGAACCGCCCCCGGCCGCCGACCAGATCACGGTCGAGCTGGGCGGGGTGATCCGGTTCGTCGCCGTGGCCGACATCGCCTACGCCGAGGCCCGGGGCGACTACGCCCGGCTGCACACCGACACCGGCAGCCATCTCGTACGGATCCCGCTCAGCACACTGGAGGAGCGCTGGCGCTCGCGCGGTTTCGTCCGGATCCACCGCCGCCATCTCGTCGCGCTGGCCCGGATCGACGAACTGCGCCTGGACGCGGGCGCGATGAGCGTCCGCGTCGGCGACGCCGAGCTGGCCGTCAGCCGCCGCCACGCCCGCGCGCTGCGCGACCTGCTGATGCGGCAGGAGCGATGA
- a CDS encoding universal stress protein yields the protein MTDQQHTRFERGTDGPKVIVVGVDGSQSSFRAAAYAGGLARRQKALLAIVYVQPVMAAGASLGIPTVATTGEVAEELVREIRTAIERVKDVWDVRWEFHTFHGDPYNGLVTAAEELTADAVVVGASESAGHRIVGSVAVRLVKAGRWPVTVVP from the coding sequence GTGACCGACCAGCAGCACACTCGATTCGAACGCGGGACCGACGGCCCGAAGGTGATCGTCGTCGGCGTGGACGGATCGCAGTCCTCGTTCCGCGCCGCCGCCTACGCGGGCGGTCTCGCGCGGCGGCAGAAGGCGCTGCTCGCCATCGTCTACGTACAGCCCGTGATGGCGGCCGGTGCCTCGCTCGGCATTCCGACCGTGGCGACCACCGGCGAGGTGGCCGAGGAGCTGGTGCGGGAGATCCGTACGGCCATAGAGCGCGTCAAGGATGTCTGGGACGTGCGCTGGGAGTTCCACACCTTCCACGGCGACCCGTACAACGGGCTGGTCACCGCGGCCGAGGAGCTGACGGCGGACGCGGTGGTGGTGGGCGCCTCGGAGTCGGCGGGGCACCGGATCGTCGGTTCGGTGGCGGTACGGCTGGTGAAGGCCGGGCGCTGGCCGGTGACGGTCGTCCCGTAG
- a CDS encoding histidine kinase — protein MSPSALAVLTVLAALLLAGGFLLGRRTARPARPSDVGTPVEHATFETLHTASLAAPPLRAGLTEESARKAARRLRSLLGTDALCLTDRERVLAWDGSGEHHGERVMERVEGVLDSGRGTAFADGCGDLDCSLRWGVAVPLTVDNRVLGTLVAYAPRESAVLVRAAGEVARWVCVQLELAELDRSRTRLIEAEIKALRAQISPHFIFNSLAAIASFVRTDPDRARELLLEFADFTRYSFRSHGDFTTLADELHSIDQYLALVRARFGERLSVTLQVAPEVLPVAMPFLCLQPLVENAVKHGLEGAATTSRITISALDAGAEAEVVIEDDGVGMEPDRLRRILRGEGGASTGIGLLNVDERLRQVYGDEYGLVIETGVGAGTRITVRIPKYRAGVHGS, from the coding sequence ATGAGCCCGTCCGCCCTCGCCGTGCTGACGGTGCTCGCCGCGCTGCTCCTCGCGGGCGGCTTCCTGCTCGGCCGGCGCACCGCCCGCCCCGCGCGCCCCAGCGATGTCGGCACCCCCGTGGAGCACGCCACCTTCGAGACGCTGCACACCGCCTCCCTCGCCGCACCCCCGCTGCGAGCCGGACTCACCGAGGAGAGCGCGCGCAAGGCCGCCCGGCGGCTGCGCTCCCTGCTGGGCACCGACGCGCTCTGCCTCACCGACCGGGAGCGGGTCCTCGCCTGGGACGGCAGCGGTGAGCACCACGGCGAGCGGGTGATGGAACGGGTCGAGGGGGTGCTCGACAGCGGCCGCGGCACGGCCTTCGCGGACGGCTGCGGCGACCTGGACTGCTCCCTGCGCTGGGGCGTCGCCGTCCCGCTCACCGTCGACAACCGGGTGCTCGGCACGCTGGTTGCCTACGCGCCGCGCGAGTCCGCCGTCCTGGTCAGAGCCGCCGGAGAGGTCGCCCGCTGGGTCTGCGTACAGCTGGAACTGGCCGAGCTGGACCGCTCCCGCACCCGGCTGATCGAGGCCGAGATCAAGGCGCTGCGGGCCCAGATCTCGCCGCACTTCATCTTCAACTCGCTCGCCGCGATCGCCTCGTTCGTCCGTACCGACCCGGACCGCGCCCGGGAACTCCTGCTGGAATTCGCGGACTTCACCCGCTACTCGTTCCGCAGCCACGGCGACTTCACCACCCTGGCCGACGAGTTGCACTCCATCGACCAGTATCTGGCCCTGGTGCGGGCCCGCTTCGGCGAGCGGCTCTCCGTGACGCTCCAGGTCGCCCCCGAGGTGCTGCCCGTCGCGATGCCGTTCCTCTGCCTCCAGCCGCTCGTGGAGAACGCCGTCAAGCACGGCCTCGAAGGGGCCGCCACCACCAGCCGGATCACCATCAGCGCGCTCGACGCCGGAGCCGAGGCCGAGGTGGTCATCGAGGACGACGGGGTCGGCATGGAGCCGGACCGGCTGCGCCGGATCCTGCGCGGCGAGGGCGGCGCGTCCACCGGGATCGGCCTGCTCAACGTGGACGAACGGCTGCGCCAGGTCTACGGGGACGAGTACGGCCTGGTCATCGAGACGGGCGTCGGCGCCGGTACGAGGATCACGGTCCGCATCCCCAAGTACCGCGCGGGCGTGCACGGCAGCTGA
- a CDS encoding CapA family protein, translating to MTQRMRYGAVAAAALLGTAAAACAGPPGPPGPHGPPRGGSAPATAPARGFTLAASGDVLPHESVISRAHADADGSGHDFAPMLAAVKPVISGADAAICHMETVYGEDDGPFTGYPDFVSPPEVAQGLKDTGYDSCSTASNHALDDGSAGVRRTLDALDKAGVRHTGTARSAAEATRPALLTAGGARIAQLSYTYGVNDHPFPDGQPWAVALIDEKKIVADARAARKAGADVVVVSLHWGTEWQTDPDEIQLDLGRGLTASRTGARPDIDLILGTHAHVPQAYEKVNGTWIIYGMGDQIAGVMTNDDGELDGRGNQGSIGRFTFGPPAAKGQRWPVRKAEFIPQLMDTDTGRVVNLREAVRQDPERDDYREVLSDISATVLSRGAAADGLTPG from the coding sequence ATGACTCAGCGCATGCGATACGGAGCGGTGGCCGCCGCGGCCCTGCTCGGCACGGCCGCGGCGGCCTGCGCCGGCCCCCCGGGACCACCCGGACCGCACGGCCCCCCGCGCGGGGGCTCCGCCCCGGCCACCGCGCCGGCCCGGGGCTTCACCCTGGCCGCCTCCGGCGACGTCCTGCCGCACGAGTCGGTGATCAGCCGGGCCCACGCCGACGCGGACGGCTCCGGCCACGACTTCGCGCCGATGCTCGCCGCGGTCAAGCCCGTCATCTCCGGGGCGGACGCGGCGATCTGCCACATGGAGACCGTCTACGGCGAGGACGACGGCCCCTTCACCGGCTACCCGGACTTCGTCTCCCCGCCCGAGGTGGCCCAGGGGCTCAAGGACACCGGCTACGACTCCTGCTCCACCGCCTCGAACCACGCCCTCGACGACGGCTCCGCCGGGGTACGGCGCACCCTCGACGCCCTCGACAAGGCGGGCGTCCGGCACACCGGCACGGCCCGCTCGGCCGCCGAGGCGACGCGTCCCGCCCTGCTGACGGCGGGCGGCGCCCGGATCGCCCAACTGTCCTACACCTACGGCGTCAACGACCATCCGTTCCCCGACGGACAGCCCTGGGCCGTCGCCCTGATCGACGAGAAGAAGATCGTCGCCGACGCACGCGCCGCCAGAAAGGCCGGCGCCGACGTCGTCGTGGTCAGCCTTCACTGGGGCACCGAGTGGCAGACCGACCCCGACGAGATCCAGCTGGACCTGGGCCGCGGGCTCACCGCGTCCCGCACCGGCGCCCGGCCCGACATCGATCTGATCCTCGGCACCCACGCACATGTCCCGCAGGCGTACGAGAAGGTCAACGGCACCTGGATCATCTACGGCATGGGCGACCAGATCGCCGGTGTGATGACCAACGACGACGGCGAGCTGGACGGGCGCGGCAACCAGGGCTCCATCGGCCGCTTCACCTTCGGGCCGCCCGCCGCGAAGGGGCAGCGCTGGCCCGTCCGCAAGGCCGAGTTCATCCCGCAGCTGATGGACACGGACACCGGCCGCGTGGTGAACCTGCGCGAGGCCGTCCGCCAGGACCCGGAGCGCGACGACTACCGCGAGGTCCTCTCCGACATCAGCGCCACCGTCCTGAGCCGCGGCGCCGCGGCCGACGGACTGACCCCCGGGTAG